The Microplitis mediator isolate UGA2020A chromosome 10, iyMicMedi2.1, whole genome shotgun sequence genomic sequence ACAGCAGGTTACGTTAAGATTCGCAGATATtggtatcaaaattttaataacagtAAGCAAAATTACAAATTCATAACATGCAGCTCGAATCTCAAtagtttgaataaattattaaaatttaagtattaactTGAATAActagagtaaaaaatttacagttaCATCCAGATAAATCAACAAAAACAAACTTTTGGGACAATTCCAAATATGCACTACTTCTAAACTTATAGACCGAATTGGATCATTTTCGAACTTGATAAAGATAATCAGCCAAAGAATAAATATGCCGCTTAATCGCGATCAGTTGAAAATTGTggctacacggaaaaaaaattctcacaaTTTTCACTATCTTTTTATCGTACtttttattgtataaaattgtaacgCTGGACTAGACTCTCCAAATAATAGTTTTTACTATATACTATCGTAAATtctatttgataaatattactaCCAAAAACATTATGATGACCAATACTATAGAGCAAATTATACAAGTCTGGTTCATAAAGCTTACAATACGAGTATCGTAAAATTGAACAGTCGATAATATAGGATTTCCGCCCCTACGAACGAAAAAGAGAAGGTTACTGACTGATGCAGTCAGAGAGAAAATAGAGAAAGAGAAGAATTAAAGGAAGATTGTTGACCCTTATTAACCCTTTAGAGTCTGACCTTGAAACCCCACTCTTCGAAATGGCGGAGCCCGATAGAATTAGAAAGAGCGCGAAGCAAATGTGACAGGGCCGTattataagagaaaaaatttcacctaagcgggaattaaaaattatttttctgccctccggccggaaagtggcaactttcgggccgctgccctaaacgaagttgcaactttccggcttcgtcgagcagaaaaatagtatacgcaccttggccagtaaaaaagaaagcctcagaccacatgtttgtcagcctcggcttcgcctcggccaacaattacatgtgctctgagacttttcttattttactggcctaggtatgtaatatactattatttttcatttttaatttattaaataataaatatcaaaggaCTTAAATTCAAACTAAGAACATggtttcattataaatatagttaagtaatattgcaattaactagcaatgtataaaatttttttaatttttctaacctTACTTTCGGAGACTATTTCCTCACGTCAACAATACTAACTACGGCACTGTCGATGAACGCAGCGCGAGATTCAAACGAGTGGAAGGGTACTCACAGGCACACTACTACTCTCACATGTTATTCATACATGCTCACGGGACTCTACGATTCGCGCTCTCCCCACTAGTCTCACACGGAGACGTTTCGAGATCCTCTGACTCTAAAGggttaaaagaaacgattgaaaacgattagaaaaaaaaaattttaaatactttttaatgcatttgaatactttaaatacttttgaatcgcctttcttatgggcatttaacattgcaaatcgtttcttttaatcaggggaGGACACGTGACGTCATATCATTATCTGAGGATTTCACTTCATGGCTCTTGACCAGATTGTCAAATGAGTATGAGGTAGAATTGTTATACAGTTGACTCTGTCTAAAGGTTCTCTGCCTAAAGGTTCCCGCTGTCTATAGGTTCCCGGATATTCCCCCACCCGCTTTCTCGAGTAACGAATCACAATTCAGTTTTCGAGCGCTAACTTTAAATGCACattttttttgaggttatgtTTACTGCGCAATGTGTTCATTTTAGCGTGCGCCTCGGAGCTCGAGGGGAATATATTGTAGGGGAAGTGCTGATGGTGGGGAGagaacctttaggcaatgGTCTTGTCCCGACGTGGAACCTTTAAACAGAGTCGACTGTATATTGAAACAGTCGTGAATATAAACACTTGTGAGAAGCGTAGATGGTAGTGCCACCTCGTACGGAAAAGCCGAATCccaatatacatttatatatttatatatacatttatataccCATACAAACATCTTATTATAGTGTAGGCAACTCACACACTGGTCACTCATATGTACACGAGCGCTATGCACGACAAATACAACTAACATCAATTTAGAAATACTTCTATTTGAGTATCGTAAACTTTGTTACCTACATTGGAAAGATACAGAAGCAGCActggaaagttaaaaaaaagtacaagaataattatgtttttatatcttatttttcatttctataCTTTTTACGATACCagtattgtattttttaaactgaacttaatacaacaattttttggtaaaataaCGATAGTAAATTGTGAAAAATCTTTTGTAAACAGTAAGTTTTCatatatagtatattgtgtgacaagggatgaaacaaggcGATTTCAGACAAGGGTGAGGTTGGCTGCCCGAGCCGCAGGCGTCGGGTATACATTGAGCCTCAAGAAATTTAAGGCTTTCTGTTGATAGCTCTGTCGTTATGCATTTATACGTTTTTCactgataattaaatagtattaGTATTTTTGCGCACTTAGCCAATACGTCAAATATTGTATAGTTCTAGTAATAACAGGTATTATATCTTAATAAGTTAATATGACTGGCCTATAGTTTGTGTTCCCGACGCTTTGATACAATAAGATACTGACGGTAACAAAATGTCTCAGATACTATCTCACCGTCGTATGCCGTTTACTAAGAAgttatttcaaaagtaataCAGATTTATAAATCGTGATACCAACTCTGCATTCATTCATTTCTTATAGTAAATTATAACTCACAATCTTAGGTGGACAATTGTCTTCAGAAAATCCGAATACCCGAAGAAAACGACCAAGTATAATAGGTTCCTCAAGCATGTCACATAAGTCCATCTGTACATCGATTCCAGTATTCACAATATATTCACCCATTGATGCTCCTACTAATGCAAAATGTCCCTGAAAGTTATAAATCGATTGgtattcttttttaattgtGTCCATTAGACggtttttaacttcctgctaagaaatttggaaactttcaaaaattcgggaagttattggtttcggtctgattttcgaaaatcgaatttccatcagatgtcgacgttttgaggtcctaggaagctattctgactaatttcaagatgatgtccgagtgtatgtatgtacgcaCGTACgcacgtatgtaaatatctgtaacttttgaacggatgaaccgatttgatcgtcgaggtggcattcgacgcagcttgtcaatatctaaaagctgtgaaaaattgagcttgatcggtagggtgtgttcggagatattccaaaaataacatttttgcaaaaatgttttttttggataacttatAATGTgatcgatggattgattccaaaaccAACTGGGCTCTAAAACTttacaagccgcgtcgaatgccacctcaaccatcaaaatctttacattataatcataatatatggtaaccattaccataatattatagtaaccattaccataatgttatggtatAACTATAAGATATAGGTGCCGTTCCTATaatcaacatttcaaaaaatctgGTTACCATGTGCACATGGTAaaccgtgtaaaaaaaaattcgttcaaaaaagattctaaaaaagttccgcatgtggaacttctaaacatgagacagattagaacttcgaatggaacttttttggaacgttagtaatttttatgggaaaaaaaaagtttttatgagcaaatttagagtcaaaaaaagaCGTTCTTGAaagtttttggaattttttatggacgttttttttagttctataaaaaattcaaaagtagtgattgTAGAACTATTTTGGCATGTTTCTAGAACGTCTTTAGTctacaaaagatgcaaaagtagtgattttggaatgccttctttagtccataaaaaagtcaaaagtggtgattctggaactttttttgaatgtttttggaacgtctATTTTAGTTCTATAACAGGGTGTAAAGTTACGATTTTTGTACTATTTTTGAATGGTTTTGGAACGTCTTTTTCAGCTTCCGAAAAATGTCAGAAGTAATGATTATGGAACTTTTGTGAAGTCtccatataaaattccaaaaaatttccaagaacTTCTTTTTATGACTCTAAATtcgctcataaaaactttttttttaccatcaaaattactaacgttccgaAAAAGTTctattcgaagttctaatctgtctcatgtttagaagttccacatgcggaacttcTATGGAATCTTTtttgaacgaattttttttacacggggcattatgggaaccatttccataatatattgtaattgttaccataaatttatctctgtgtagttatttaaaaaaaatgaaattaaaaatacgaaTAGTGAatataaaatcgataaaaaacaattattacttGAGTTGCTTCCGgaaatgttttaattattgtgaAGTTCAAGACTAATCCGTTATGTTCATCCAAATAAGTATCCGGTTCTGTAAAATATTCCTCACTGAAAATGGGGCAAACAACATCTTCCAAAACTATAACCATGGCTCCCTAAAAAATGTACATCGATGACCATTTATTTATTGGGAAAAAATTGAACGAGTATTAATAGGATATTCAATTTacgttataattaaatatattacctGTATGCTCAaaaattgaacaattaaaaaaatcgtagTTGACAACATATTGTCCTTTGAGCTGAATGCCACAAGAATATTACAGTATCTGTGAGCTACATAATAACCATCGGCTTTATAAAACCTCTGAAGagagatttaaataatagaaaagaTTACCGACCACCGGAGATATAATGTATACTCTAAAATTTACATTGTATATCCATAACAATATGAAATCAAGTAAAATCACAATGTCAAGTGAATAATCAGTTGATCAACCTTGTAATAATTTCTGTATGCattgttaattatataatgAAGCGAAATTATATCACCAAATTAGAAGTTTTTACGATGTTTACTTGAACAATAAGTTATCattttatagtttattatattaatcatATGAGATTTGAATCGAGTGATCTAAATTGaagatattcaaataaaaacattGCACAACTCTAACGCGAAGCGGAAGGTCGGGCTTTACTATTGACTGTTAAGGTTACGAGACTCACTCATATTACAtcgtgtttattatttttatatcacatTAACAcgttatgaaaattatatcaatATCCGGAGGAAGCAATAACTAGtctcttgttttttttttcttttttttttttttcaactgcgCATTACGTactgttttgaaaaaaatgttaaaaaatagtatgtgGTATCAATGTCTCGAACACGACTTGACGAGAcgatcgattttttttaactgtatCTGGACACTTATGCAGAGTTGGCtcctttcaaaaatcaattctttAGTTTCTTGTGTATTATAAATCATTATTGGTCTCTATTAGTCGTACCAAAGCACAGGCCATATGGCAATTTCATAATACAATTTTCCATAAGTTTTACAGTTTTACAGGATATTCGCTATTTGATAGTGAGTTTTGCTAATTCACATTTAAAGAGTAGGGGAGAGGTGCTGcaattgtaacaaaaaattttattttttctattccatttgttttttttttaaatagtaaactTAAAAACTGTCAGAAAGTTAGTTGATTGTATCTTTTATGTGACTGACTTAGTTAATTAGTAAAAAGTCAATTTTAActtattaaaatatcaatttatttaactaaagtcAGGGACCAAGATGGCGGCGCACATGGGCTGCAATTGTAACACAGTGCAGGGGCAATTGTAACACGGAAcgaaatagatatttttcatcaaattgcttttattattCAGTCTTAATACATACTATTATACTTTATTAACTCTTAAAGTCAAGTATTTAAACTTACAGTATCACATATATTGGgatctttaatataaataattaaacatttataaatattgaaacaatcaaaaaattacactATCCCAGAGTAGATTTGTGGCGCATCCAGTTTGCGCAGATCCCAT encodes the following:
- the LOC130675633 gene encoding uncharacterized protein LOC130675633 — encoded protein: MLSTTIFLIVQFLSIQGAMVIVLEDVVCPIFSEEYFTEPDTYLDEHNGLVLNFTIIKTFPEATQGHFALVGASMGEYIVNTGIDVQMDLCDMLEEPIILGRFLRVFGFSEDNCPPKIGVYGSEGYEIPTDTLPDDFPPNKYLAIFEILGEGKSLIVAHIYFSIQ